The DNA sequence CATAGCGGCCTCTGTCTGGGTGTGCAAGCACTGCTGACACTGCTGCTAGGCCGGCCCTGGTTCGCCCTGACGATCACCATGGCCCTGCTATTGCTGCTGGTCCTTGTCAACAACGCCAAGTTGCGTGCTTTGCATGAACCCTTCGTGTTTCAGGATCATGAATACTTTCTCGACGCCCTTCGCTACCCGCGTCTTTACCTGCCCTTCCTGGGTTGGGCAAAAGTGGCCGGTGCCACGGCAGCAGCAGCTATCGCCATTGCACTGGGTCTGTTCGGGGAAATACCATCACCCGGTCAGTGGGATGGTAGCGGACTGGCGGGCATACAGTCAGCAATACTATTGACGGCGACCCTGCTCATCGCACTGGGCACAGTTCGACTGCCGACGATACATCTCCAACCCGAGCAGGATGTGAAAGCCCTCGGCTTGCTGGCTTGCCTGTGGAGCTACGGACGACACTCACGACAGCCCTGGCACGCCGCGTCACCCTTCGCGCAACTCAAGGCACCTGCGGCGACCGGGCCATTACCACATCTGGTCGCCATACAAAGCGAATCCTTCTTCGATCCCCGCCCCTACTTTCCTGGCATCCGCCCGGAGATCCTCAGTCAGTTCGATCTGTTGCGCCAGGAGGGCCTGGCCAGCGGGAAACTGCAAGTGCCTGCCTGGGGAGCCAACACGGTCCGCAGTGAGTGCGCATTCCTGACCGGAATCCCCAATGCAGCATTGGGCATTCATCGCTTCAACCCATATGCGGCATTGGCCGCACACTCACAACAGCTCGGCCTGGCGAGCTACCTCAAGCAGTTGGGCTATCGGACCATCCTGCTCCATCCTTATCATCGGCAGTTCTATCGACGTGACCGCGTACACACGATACTTGGATTCGACGAATTTCATGACATTACCGCCTTCAGCGACGCCGACCGCAGCGGTCCCTACATCGGCGATCTTGCCTTGGCCGACAAGGTTGCGGCCTGGCTGAAAGAGGCTCACACCCCGCTGTTCATCCATGTCATCACGATGGAAAACCATGGCCCCTTGCATCTGGAACAGTGCGACGCCAGTGACGTGCAGGCGCTGTATGACAGTGCGCCCGAGCCAGGCTGCACCGACCTGACGGTCTATTTACGCCATCTGCGACACGCAGACCAGATGATAGGCCGACTCCGCCAGAGCCTGGAACAAACCCCGCGGGGCGCCAGCCTGTGCTGGTACGGCGACCATGTGCCGATCATGCCCGAGGTCTATCGACATCATGGCCGCCCGCCCGGTGAAGTCGACTACGTCTACTGGAGTAAGGATCGTCGCAATAGGCAAGCACCCGGCATGATGCAGATCGAGAACCTGGCGCTGACATGGTTGCGTGAGCTGGGGTTGATAGTCCTCTGACCTCTGATATCAGCCTTCGGACGCAGACATGCGATCACCAAAAATAAGAATTCCCTCGCAATTGCATCATCGATGCCATCCAAACGACACCGGCATCGATAGCATTTCAGTGCGCCCTTCAAGCCTGACAAGCGCCCGGAACAGCCGTCCTGTCATCGCAGCGAAACCATATTGTCAGCCCACCGTCAGAAACCACCTCGGAACAACATAAGCGCACTGTTTGCCCCCTCCAAACAGCACAATCTGCGGCCTGGCGACACCTATCTCGACTATTCGTGGACAGCCCACAGGGCCTTTGCTAGCCTGACCTGACTCCACTCAAAATTACACATCCACATGCTCACTTCCATTCGCGCTCGCGTAGTCTGCGCCTTCGTTGCGCTGGTTGTCTTTTCCGTGGTGGTCAGCACCGCCACCAATTACCTGATCGCCCGGGATAGTATGTGGGACGCCACTGACAGCAATCTCTCCACATCCGTGAGCGACCATGCCCGCGTGATCGGCGACTGGGTAGCTGAAAAGACACACCTGGTCGACTCCTTGCAGGACGTCGTGCTGACCGACTCCCCCGACGCCATGCTCAAGCAGATCCAGGTCGCCGGTGGCTTCTACGATGTGGGCGTGGGCTACCCCGACAAGAAGACCAAGTTTACCGACTGGCCCAATATCCCCGCCACCTATGATCCC is a window from the Herbaspirillum rubrisubalbicans genome containing:
- a CDS encoding LTA synthase family protein, giving the protein MNAMAIETILMDASAASLAGLLLSVLLEQMMRPRPCLRRPASAWSLHSGLCLGVQALLTLLLGRPWFALTITMALLLLLVLVNNAKLRALHEPFVFQDHEYFLDALRYPRLYLPFLGWAKVAGATAAAAIAIALGLFGEIPSPGQWDGSGLAGIQSAILLTATLLIALGTVRLPTIHLQPEQDVKALGLLACLWSYGRHSRQPWHAASPFAQLKAPAATGPLPHLVAIQSESFFDPRPYFPGIRPEILSQFDLLRQEGLASGKLQVPAWGANTVRSECAFLTGIPNAALGIHRFNPYAALAAHSQQLGLASYLKQLGYRTILLHPYHRQFYRRDRVHTILGFDEFHDITAFSDADRSGPYIGDLALADKVAAWLKEAHTPLFIHVITMENHGPLHLEQCDASDVQALYDSAPEPGCTDLTVYLRHLRHADQMIGRLRQSLEQTPRGASLCWYGDHVPIMPEVYRHHGRPPGEVDYVYWSKDRRNRQAPGMMQIENLALTWLRELGLIVL